AAAAATACTCTTCAACCTTGCTTTTATAGAAGCTTGAGTAGCACACAATTACTTGGAAGTGCTCTCCTGAGGTTTCTTTTACtataaagaaacaacaaaaaatgttgcACAAACATCGTTAACAACTAAAAATGGCATGGCTGAAGTTGTGTTTGTATAAGATTTAAAGTAAATAGTTTCTATTCCctgtatttgtcatgtaaagtcacctctctttctctgttcaaTTCAGcatttgtttcagtttattagTCAGtattagggctgcagctaagattatttcatgattgattaatttgttgatcattaattagttgtttggtctctAAAGGGGCAGTGGTGGCATAAAAGTTAGAGAAACAAGCTTGCGACTGGAATGTCGTTGGTTCAATCCCCGGACCGGCATGATAAATCTAGGtggagaaagtgaaaaagctgcacttccccctccctcattaccaccaccaGACTATGGTTGCACTGGGCAGCTTCTAGGTGTGAATGCGTGTAGTCGTGTGAATATGATTAGGGCgttcctgcaaaagagaggcttcctctcagtgaaacttcccCAAATAAATAAAGGTGTTTCCCATAGCCTAAGCCtaaaattcaaatgttttcttttgtcacgtccaaaacccaaagatattcagtttactgtcatagaagactaaagaaaccagcaaatattcacattttagaagcaggaatcaaaatagttgattattttttacagaacaactaatagttgcagctgcAGTCAGTACAGTTCATGAGTGATTGTAGCCTGAATAATAGTTCAATATATGTGTTGAGAGTTTCATGAGGTTGGGCGGCATGACAGTAAATACATGACATGATACAGAAGTGTTAACTGTAGTGACTTTCCATATTTAGAAAGCTACTGTATGTCTTAGGTACAGTATCTGTAGTTGTATTTGCTATTCATGGGCAATGTTGCAGAATAATAAGCAGGACTGCTTTATggaaatattggatttacaggaTTATTGCATTCAGTTGATAAAGTACCTCGATTAAAGCATTAATTCactgtgaaaaacatgcattcccatctggttattttatatattctcCATTTCCGGATGATACCATGATATTTGGTATCATGATTGTGCTGACTGTTGTAAAaagttcagtattttttttcttacctaaCAAAACAGCTTgagatgttttattcatttctttttcatttcaatttcatcaactttggaaaaaacatattgcaAAGGGCAGTAAGTGGAAAAACTGAGCTGGTTTGGTTCTCGGTCTACGCCTCCACCTTCACTCTCTCAGTACCTCTGGTGACTAATACTACACATGAACAAGTTTTGTGTTACTCAGAAATCCATCCCTCAATGATACAAACATTGacaactctgtacaaaaacccacttattttattgtacacGATTCACAATGAAGAGAACAATAAAACTTACAGTTTGCAGGGATCTAAGTACCTGATCCAAATGACATTGTCAATAAAACTCCTGAGGTACAGTAAGAAAACGCACGTAAACAAAAACCCTGTAATTGACCTTTTGCTACACATTAATAGATCTATTCAAACAGTACAATATATCAACAGATTACAGTTATTtacattaaaagaaatacatttttaacatctgtACCCAAAGTGGAGGTAAAAGACTCAATATACTGTGGAataggagaagaaaaaaaaacccaaaaacaggACAACACATCTAATTTGGCTTTAGGTAAAACCAGTGTTTGCTTTACTAAGAAGAAGTCAACTTCATAAAGTATTATGAGGCACCATAAGTTCATTACAAGCACATTTTCTATAACAAACACATCCTGATAAGCACAAAGTCAAGTTAACGGGGTTGAATACTTAAAGGGGCAATTCTATGAGTAATTACAAGCTTTTCAACCGAGGGAATTGTCTGAATTACACAAAATTAGAAACATTTTGCCTCTTACTAGATAATCTGTGAGACATCATAATAGATTTTAGGTAAATATTCATCTTTTTTGCTTTAGCTTAGAggttttttgtttctgttttgttgctggctgttttttttaaaaatgtttgtgaatatttttgtgttttacttaaAAGTTGAAAATGTAGAGAGCCAGGAAATGCATGCGATAAAAATCCCATCACAGTtactttatacagtatgtgtcttaCACCCAGGACACCCCCTTAGTGGTTATTATAAAGTTATGGATACAGTTGAATTTGTTGCGACATTCACGGTTTAAAGTCTCTGTAGTTTGTTTAGTTACAGTAAGTGCTGGTTGTGACTGGGCGGCTTGTTTGTAGGTAGTAGGTTGTTGTTCAGGTGGTCAGCGTCCTGTGACGCGAGCCATTCCCGGGTTAACGAAGGAGAAGTTTCTGAACATCGTCTGGTCGACGCTGTTGATGAGCGTCCGGTCGGCACACGATAGCCGGGGCTTCTCGTTGATGAACTCCTTATCGAAGTTGCTGCAGTCACTGGGCGACGTCTGCAAGGATGgaagagaaaatgtttaaattattacTGCAATgctgcaacacaacactgatCTATAAGTCTCATAAGCTGTTGCAACCCTTCTTGGAGATTGCGTGTTGTAGatctgcaacgattaatcgatcgacaggaaattaatcaccatctattttgataatcagttaatcctTTGAGTGAATATGTCCAAATTcgtgattccagcttctcaaatttgaatattttctgctttattttgtcttctatgacaaaatatctttgggttgtggactgtttgtcaggaccaagacatttgaggacgtcaccttgggcttttggaaacagtcatccacatttttcacctttgTCTGagattttataaaccaaacgaCTATtcgattaactgagaaaataatcaggagattaatcagtaataaaataattgttagttgcagccctagtgtTTTGTAGCACTACTTTAACTCCATCATAAAAGATAATTTTGTGGCAATACCAAGAAGTCAACTtgacattttcacttgtttataATTAGATGAAAGGCTCAACTATCATGATTAGTCAAGTGAAATGATTTTGTGGAAACATTCACTTGCGTAGTGAATTTAAATATTCAAGCATGAGTAGGTtgaatattttactttctaGATAGAACTGTAGTAACTCAAAACAACTTCAGTTATAGTTGGCTTTACTTCAGTCTCAGTAACACCTCTTGGTATGAGCTGcgctgtgtgtttttgtctttccatCACACAGCAGTGCCTTACTAGACCTGTTTCTACTGTCTCCTTCTTATTATCCTTTACAAGAGCAGTTATCTACAGTTCAACATGTTCATTCTATCCAAATTCTAGAAAAAAAATTCTCCAGTAAATTGGCAGAAGATgcatattatgttttttatcaaGTGTGAATCCTCTGAAGAGGGCACAACAGGATTGCATTATCAAAAGAGTTTTTCTTGGTAATTCATTGCAGCTTCCCactttaaatactgtaaatggcATCTATACATTACATTAGTTTCATTAAATAGTAGTTTCCAACTTTCTGGCTCTCTAGTGTAGCAGAGACCTGTAAAAGTTGGTGGCTGAAATATGAAGAAGCTGGTCCTGCAGTCTGTTTATTGCATAAAAATGCAAGAAAACTCCAAGGCACTCTCTTTTAGAACAATTAAAATGCCTTTATTGTCATGGCATGGTCATCTAGACttttatatatatcatatagTCAAACCTGACTCCCTCACCAAGGCTCAATGCTGAAATGCGTCAGAGCTTTGTTTTAAAAGTCTAGATGACCATGCCATGACAATAAAGGCATTTTAATTGTTCTAAAAGAGAGTGCCttggagttttcttgtatttttgtgtctATATTTATCCGTATCCAAAGAGCACCTCAAACAAACTCATTTCTGAGTCCAAGAAGAGCCCCTACCCAAATATGTTTTACCCTTTATTACATGTTCTTTAAGCATAAcattttttgagatattttacatAGATCTACATATTTGCAGCTTGCATAATCACTTGAAGAAAATCCCTTTTTAGAACTTTATTGTTAGGATGAAGGATAGGGTAGACATGACTGAGTGGGTTTGTCTTGTGTATCTGTAGCCTGCACACAGACCCTGCTGTACTTACTAAAGTTGGCCTGAAGGGCGGCACCACCTGCCGTTGTTCCAGGGCGTTCCAGTCGGTGCTGCTGAAGAAACCGTGCTGCCTGATGTTTCCCCTCACTCCTAGTCGTTCCTCAGGCTCTCtaacaaacagctgcagcacaaaaaaaaaaacagaaccaagGTTACATACTGTACGTGACAGCTTTACATATGCAGTGAAAGTCACcagttaaaaacaataaacattcaCCTTTTGGTGTTTCATCTAAATGTCTTAGTTGGTTGAAGTGtggtttctttttaaatttgacCCCATTATTAGTGCAGTTTCAGAGCCCAGCTGCCGATTAGAAAATGTAGCTGCTACAAacaactttttcctttttcattttctgttttagctGATGTTTGAGTGAATTCTGTGGCTCATGGTGGTTACGGAGTTACAGTTTGACGATGCAAAATCACAGAGGTCAACAAGCAATTTTAAACCATGGGTTCCCTTCCCTTctcagttttattcatttaatttgccATGTTTATTGATTAAAAATTCCATATATACTTCAAAGTCCCTATTTCTTTGTACAGTGTAAATGACAGCTGTTGAAATTTTTTAGATACATTTCTTGATTGCATATATTGtcttcaaataataaaaaagtgtgTTGATTTGTGGACATTATCATGTTGAACAAGAGTTTGTCACAAAGCtgattttcttgatttatcaaCAATCAAAaacttgtgcatgtgtgcctaCAAAAATAATCATCACTAGAACAGCGTTTAACTGACCGGTTAGGTTATTCCCAAAAAACTGAATTATAGATTACCTCGTGGAGGGATTAATGAATTTAGTACCTCTAATACCGCTGAGCAGTCAACCATCTAAACACACTAACCAACCACCAACCTTGACCAGAATGTCCTTGGCGTCTTTGGTCAGCCAGCGAGGATAAACAGGGTTGTCGGTTCGTATGGACTGAAACAGCTCCTCTTCATCTCGGCCGTGGAACGGAGACTGACCGATCAGCATCTCGTAAAGCAGCACTCCGAACGACCACCAGTCCACTGAGCTGTTGTACTTCTGACCCAGAAGGATCTAACAAACAATAGATAGATGTTAGATATAGAactaatatatttttctttcctgaAGGTATCTATAACCTGTTAGATCAGtttcagccatgctagcagcttgAGTTTAGGGAGACAAcagacccttttcacagcagacaggtTGACTTGTCAAAGCCAGAAAAGCACGTTAATGATAGCTGTGCTTGCTATAGGTGTGTCAGTTCCAAAGCTGGTATTGTGCATGACTTACAGTACATGGCTTACTGGGCCAATTAATGGAATGAAACCATTGTTAATGGTATCAGTTACACAAGAcaaaatgtctgccatgaaaagGGTCTACTGGTCCAACACTTTAGTCCaaattgaaatatctcaacatatCTATGGAGTGTGATTAATAACTACCTCTAAAATGAATTACTGaagtcccatcagcctcagctctaCAGTAGTTTGAGATTAATGCCAACATAACATTGCATTAAAGGACATTACAACCATTTAACTTTTATCTACAGCAACTTGCACTGTTTTTCCCTGACATATACACCAATCAGGAGctatttggggttcagtgtcttgctcaaggcCATTTTGATATGTGGCCAGGAGGACTCAGTGATCGAACCACAAACCTCAACTTTAACTTAATTTACAAAGTACCTGTTCCTGgttttatttaacaaaactTATGTAATGGCTTTGTTTGTtgtaaaatgtcacaatttAAATTTTAGGCCACTAGTGTTGTAGTTAACTTCTGCAGGAAGTGAAAACGTACACATTTCCACAGTATTCTGATCTATGATGCACTTTTTACAGATGTGATACTGTAGTGCTGTACAGGAGattatgtgggttttttttgtttataatgaacacaaacaataaaaaccgCGTATTTAACGTTCCACACATGTTCTTGATGCACTGTGATCTGATTATTGGCAAGAGATTGCTGTTGTCAGTTCTCACCAGGGTCCTGCTATACTTCTGCTACGGCAGACTATTTGACATGAAGGGCAGAAAggtgttattaataacattaatgatgattGCATTCCTTTATATCCCGTGTACTGTCCATGATGGCTCATTGGCATGGCTTACTGGAGCACtggagccatcattaatgttattatttacacctgttcTTTTCCTGCCATGACATTATGAAATATCTGCTGAGGAACAAGTCTATTGTGCCAAGTTATTACATACAACTTTCCAAAGGCTATAACTTGAGTTAAACATTATAAACTTGTTAAATGTGTCAGTATTTTCTTTCTGCAACAGATATCTACAGTATCATATGACCGTAACAAGAAAAAGGATTGGCAGCTCATACAGCAGGTGTTTTCCATCATCTGTCAAAGGTAAAACACcttctgtgacatcactgtttggGGCCCATAGACGTCAGTGCAACAGCATTTCTCTACCCTGTCTGATTTAGTGTTGATTTACCCTTAAATCCACAATGTTGTATAAatagaaatgtgtgtttctattATAACATGTAGGTCACCTCAGGGGCGATGTAGTCGGGTGTCCCACAGAAGGTGGAGGTCCGCAAGTCGAGCTGCATGTTCTCCTTACACATGCCAAAGTCCGCTATCTTTATATGGCCCTCAGAGTCCAACAGCACATTATCCAGCTTCAGATCCCTACAGAGGAGCGGGAGGACAAACACAAGAGAGAGGAAAATCACAGAAAGCTGTTTCCAGTTTGGCAATTTTGTGTTCCACCCATTCAAGTCCTGTGTCTCATTTAAGGCTGAGACTCTCTACCTGTAAATGATTCCTTTGGAGTGCAGGAACTGAAGCCCACAGATGATCTCAGCTGCGTAGAAGCTGCAGgaagacacaaagaggaagagagaaagaaaaaaatgaattgaatggATGATGTGTTAAAAGAATTTCTTTgtaatgaccattaaacaatagagaccggagccgaagtatcaaaatttaacagaatttattttcttgtataaGAAGGAGCGTTTCGCAGtgcaacacacaggatgaggttacaaGGAAAAAGGCTACCAGTGGAGGGCTTATAATAGGGTTTTATACAACTTAAGTGGGTGTTACAAATTCCAACAGCTGTCATTTACATTGTACAAGTCTATCAAATACAGACTTCTAGATAacgtcatgtctgttttcagttctcctgtccAGGAGCCATCCTGCCCAACTGACCTCCAGATGACATGCCTCACCCTTTCTCGAAcgaattttaatttctacatcttcttctTAACAAATATGTtgctgaacttcctttaaccttagctgatgagtctgctgatgttgcagattTGCAGTGCAAGACAGGAGCAATTCATAATGATCtagataaaatagtaacacttatacacagtgtaatcataatttttataacaaGTTGCTACTTTCCTCCTGCTTGTTTAATCTCTCCTTCGTCTTTACCAATTGTCTACAACAAGGGAGTAACGTTGAGGAAAGGAGGAAAGCAGATTGGTTGGTTatttaaattatcttttttcttAACTTGTATTGGAAATTAAAATGGAAGAACAGAGTAACAGAAGGCACTGCAAATATGGAAACTGAGTCAACAAAGATGCTTACTCGGTGACTCATCTGacttgaatgaaaaaagaggaaacatgaTACTCATGACTGTATTATACCCAAACAGCAAAAAGCTGCAGttgtgtgtctaaacttttcaTTCACTCCTGCTGAATAACATTCcttcatgaaaaatatttaatcaataaCAAATTTCATTTTTAGGCTTGTTTTTATGTACATGGAATTGGAACtggttaaataatgaaatgagaTACTAAGACGGCGTAATGAaaactttttccttttcctttttttaagaCGATAGATCGAGAGTTTCGCCTCAGATTTCTGTCAGAGCTGtagataaatactgtatgtttgtctggAGGCTGATGGATCTGAATGTTAAACTAATTTTTTTCAGATAAAGGTCTGTTAAACTTAGATGAAGGTCAGGCTAATTTTGAATTAGCCCCACCTTTGCCCACCAGCTTTACACATACCACCCCTGGGTTTTCCCCCAACGCAAAGCACCACCCTGTACCGCTGTGAAACTAGAGGCCTTAGTATTGACATGACCTTCTTAGATTTAATACTTGGACAAATAAGGACAAATAATTCAAAAAATCTGTGGATACGTACGTAGATCTGTGCGAGTCAAACTTGTGGCAGTTCTGGATGTGGAACATGAGATCGCCTCCGTTCAGATACTCCATCACAAAGAACAGATTCTCCTGGACACAAAAATGCAGAGAGTTCAGTGGAGTTTGCTAAAGGAAGGTTGAAGTGAACACAAGTGGATGTGTATTGAAGTGGATTTTAACCTTGGTCTGGAAGGTGCAGTAAAGGTGCGTGAGGAAGGGATTTTCCCAGGCCAAAGAGAGGACCCTCCTCTCCACCATAGTGCACTCGACATCATCGTCCATCAAAACCACGTCCTTCTTCAGAGCCTTCACCGCAAAAAACTGCCCACTCTTTTTCAACTCGGCTAAGAACACCTGGAAAAacagcagtttatttttttttgcgtGCTGCCCACCCATGTCTAACACCCCCCTCTCTCATGCCGTTTCTCTTGCGAGCACTTTGGTACTACTGACATCAAAATGAGACAAAGTCAGGTTTTCTGTGGAAACTGGCTGCATGAACAAGTGTGACCACAAACCTCAATGTGCTGACGGCTGCATGTTTATGAGAACGACTAAAATATCATGCTTTGATGACAAACCAAAGGAAAAACTCTTTCTAAAGGTATTATCTAACACTCACTACAAGAATTAAGAAACATATTGTGACTATAAGGGGTTTTGTATGACTGCTGGAATCATCTTGTCCTTCTCATCAGTGCTGTATCCCACTTCTCTTTGCCCTCGTCCATAACCGATACCATTCTGCTCGTATATTCATGTGGAACCTTGTGGTTTTATGTCACTATTCTTCCATCTTAAATGttgacagacacacatttacacatttactcAATAAATCTCTTACTGTGAATTGGCAAAATTGGCACACCCTGCATTTGTGCTTCTTATTTGTACacttataaacacattttataacTTACAATTGATAATAGGCAATACAGTAAAGCAAGAACTGTGTGAAGCCAAAATAGTTTGCAGTTAAGATCATtaatcatattatttatttgctttgcttttttgaaTCTCATCATCTCCAGTACCTTGCCAAAGCTGCCTTTCCCGAGCATCTTATGCAAGGCGAAGTCTTCGATGGTAAATTTGGGTTGGTGATCCTTCCTCGGAACAGCGTACAGAGGCTCTTCCTCCATCAACGCCCCAGTGACCGACCTGTCTCTTGGTCCCTCCCATGAAATACCTTGCACATCTGCAGGTCAGGTCAAAGGAATGAGAAGCAAATGCATGATGTTACAAAACtacaaagaagaaaagattGGCTCGTtgacaaatacaaattttaagGGGTTGTGACCTTTACTTGCAGGTGCAGGTGTAGCTGTTGCTGGTAAACCCATTATTAACCCAGACGGAGCTCGAACCACCCCTGCCTGGCCAACACCTACTGGACCTTCTCGACCAATGATTTCACTGTCTCTGGTGCCTCGGGCCTAGAGATCAAAGGTACGTTATGAGGTTTTGGGGTTCAAATTCTCTTGACCATTTTTTAAAGGACTTAAGGATTTTTAAGCAGGTGTAAAAGCCTgtaaaaacagcatttaaaccATGTTGACACACTCAAAATCTGTCAATAGAAAACAGAAGATCTTAAACACCTTAAAACCCTCGTAAGTTTAGAATGAAAGTGAAACGGACACTCAAATTTAAAGGGTAAAACAGGTGAAACGGATCCAAAACAGACTGACTGATTCAAGAGACTCAATTTAAAAGATCCTTAGGCTATATTAAAGGGTTTGTGCTTGGATTGAGATATTTTAAGTGTTGTTTAAGGTAAGTAAATACTACCCAAATGTTTTTTAGGTGTGTCAGCAGTCCAAGGTGAGGTAAGGTGAGGGTTGATAAAGAAAGGCACTCCACCGTACAGTATCAAAGGTAAAAGTTTTcactaaaacattttctcaaaaatCTACACAGctttaagtatttttattgtgaagaacaTTGATTGTCGGACCTGCTGTTTGCTCTCGATGATGGCCAAAGCTTCAGCCATCAGTTTTTGGTTGACCCCACAGAGGTTGGCTACTTTCTTCTGACATTTGTGGTGGACGTTCATGCCGCATTCTGCATAGAAAAGACAGAATCACCATAGTTTATCAGGTAATAACACGCCACTGACTGTACACTTACATATTTTCACACATGATAAGGCAACAATGCTTTCTAAAAATGGACGTTAAGCCACTTGTATGCAAGATAAAGCAAGATAAAGAATATTATTCTCGTATTTGGCCGTTGCATTGTCTCACTTTTTTACTAAGGAAATTACTTTGTTTCTGATTTTGTTGTAGAAATTTTCCCCTTGTGTTGTTGCATGTACTCATCACATAGAGTATACACTAAACACTACATCAGACAACATATGTTGACCCCAAAGCCTCACGCACACATAGACTGCATCAGTGTGTGGGCTTGCATTGGAAATTTCATCCATTCGATATGGAATGCTGCATTTGCCTCCAGCTGTGgcagctgcagtttgttttggGTCGAGGGACTAACACATGCAATAAATATGATAGCCCACCGGAAATGTCTCAATATCTGCAGCTGTGTCAGCTGTTTTATGGTGTAGTATATCATGTCATATTGTCGATTAACTAATATGTAAAATATCTGATACTATACTTGTTGTGTGTAGCTGTTCTGAGCCAGTGATTTTACATGGTTGCAGCCAtctgctgtgtttatttttttgcacataAGCCGAGCTGGCATTTAGACAGCAAAATCCAGAGCTTGTCCCTCATGGCAACAGTTTCTTTTAGGCTATGGTGCTTCACTCACTCGCTTCTTTAAAAGGggacacaatatacacatttccaggtctatatttgtggaatatctttgcatgttttacagttaaaaaagcTCCTTGTTTATCTTTTATTGGCCTTTTATGTAGCCCTTGATTGGTTTGCTCAAATGTCTTCCAAACACAAAATGCATAAAACCCCAGAAATTGTAAAACTCTCCCCTCTCACCCTCACATTTGAGCCCCTGCTTGGCCAGCCCCCACAGCAGAGTCCCACAGTGTTCACAGAAGGTAGGGCTTTTGTAGTTGTAGACTTTGAACCTGTGGGGCATGTCGATCTTGAAGCGTTCCTTGTGGATCTGCAACAGACACACAAGACACGTTGCACAGCTTATCAAGGAAGCCCTGCTTTAGTAAACTGCAGTAAAAGCACTTCCTGGAACCAAACAGTGGGTGTCAGGTGTGTACTTTATGCTATGTATTACAACATGGTTTCATGCACATGATCTCAGCAGGCATCTGGCTGAGGAGGAAGTGAAACGAGCAAGAAGATAAAAGTGGCAAATGAGACGAGATGAGAATGTTTGGCGTAATGATACTTCTGTGTGAGGTGACTATTTGATTAGTAAGCATTATAACCACAAGTTTACAAATCTTTTACACCTCCAGCACTGTATTACTGTTGCGACATCTAAATTTTTCTGACTCTGCTGGGAAGAAAGAGTCATAGAGCATTTTACGTGAATCAGTGAGTCTAAGAACGAATGTGAAGCAAATACTTACCATCGTTTCTTTGCTATTGATGGCTGAGCCAGTGCATTTGGCAATAACTTTGTCTATGCATTTTTTGTGGATAGCTGCATTGCACTctgaaagacacaaagaggaCAGGATGAGACAGATGGAGGTGGTTTGATGGTATCAAACTTGGCCATTCACAACTTCACAGGAAAGTAATCCGACACTTACGTCTGCACTGATAACCCTGCTTGTTAAGACCCCTGTGGTGGAGAAAAAACAGGTGAAATGACTCATGATCATAAAGAAATGACTAATATGGCAGTTCAAAAATATGTCGGTCGGTTGCTTACCAGACAAACTCTTTGCACACAGAGCAGAAGGTCGGTTGAGGGAAGAACGTTGCACTGAATTCATGACACTTGACAACATGAACTTTGGCCTGTTTGATGGCACCACGTCGGTGATGGAGAGCGAACAGACCCTCCCTCTCCTGTTCGGACTCCGGGTCTCCCTCAGTGTGCCCTGTCGCGTCTGAAAACACATCACACTCTTTAGAACCAACAGGAAAATAGATGCAAAAGATACGTTTGCTGATGAGCTCAACCTTTTCTGGACAGAGTGATCACTCACTGCTGTGAAGATGGTTCGAATTTCACTCATAAGTTTCGATTTCTCACCTTTTGAACATCGAGAAGTTTCATTTTGATCAAAGTGATAATCTATATCATCTCAACTGGCAGGAATGGGACAGTTGTttgtgttaaaaagaaaaaaaatgtgttgccaGTAAATAGCTGGCCCTAGTTTACTATAGCAATagaaaatgcagctttaactttaATGATTTTTGATGGCAAGTAACTTTTTGTTGATTGACCAGTTGGTAACATCTGCATTAAATTATAGGAATAGGAACATTCTGGGAAATACACATATTGCTTTCTTTCAGctagtgagatgagaagatcaatatcaatctTATGTCAGTGCtttaagtacagagctggagtcaggatgtgTTAAGTCTAGTTTTGCATAAAGACTTGATGCAGGTGCAAACAGCTAGCCTGCATCAAAAGCTCCCTAATTAATGTGTCGTTACTCATTTGTTTAACCTGTGCATAA
This genomic window from Thunnus maccoyii chromosome 23, fThuMac1.1, whole genome shotgun sequence contains:
- the prkcq gene encoding protein kinase C theta type; protein product: MSPFLRIGFSNFEMDPGLAYHEEVLNPYCAVYMKEAIDTEKGQVYKQKKPTMYPPWSTTFDAHVHRGRIMHVMVKDRTAELKSEATVALDSLATRCKKENGKLEIWLDLKPQGRLLMEARYYLEKSDATGHTEGDPESEQEREGLFALHHRRGAIKQAKVHVVKCHEFSATFFPQPTFCSVCKEFVWGLNKQGYQCRQCNAAIHKKCIDKVIAKCTGSAINSKETMIHKERFKIDMPHRFKVYNYKSPTFCEHCGTLLWGLAKQGLKCEECGMNVHHKCQKKVANLCGVNQKLMAEALAIIESKQQARGTRDSEIIGREGPVGVGQAGVVRAPSGLIMGLPATATPAPASKDVQGISWEGPRDRSVTGALMEEEPLYAVPRKDHQPKFTIEDFALHKMLGKGSFGKVFLAELKKSGQFFAVKALKKDVVLMDDDVECTMVERRVLSLAWENPFLTHLYCTFQTKENLFFVMEYLNGGDLMFHIQNCHKFDSHRSTFYAAEIICGLQFLHSKGIIYRDLKLDNVLLDSEGHIKIADFGMCKENMQLDLRTSTFCGTPDYIAPEILLGQKYNSSVDWWSFGVLLYEMLIGQSPFHGRDEEELFQSIRTDNPVYPRWLTKDAKDILVKLFVREPEERLGVRGNIRQHGFFSSTDWNALEQRQVVPPFRPTLTSPSDCSNFDKEFINEKPRLSCADRTLINSVDQTMFRNFSFVNPGMARVTGR